In Paenibacillus ihbetae, the following are encoded in one genomic region:
- a CDS encoding spore maturation protein, translating to MLSWISVISAWSIPIMVAFIPLYAYTRKVPVYESFVEGAKGGFSTAIGIIPHLVGMMVAISVFRSSGALEFFVGWTGPFLQSLGVPSEILPLGLLRPLTGTGSLAYTTELIRAYGPDSMIGRIASTIQGSTDTTLYVLTVYFGAVGIRNGRYALKVGLFSDLVGFIAAIAVCLLVFG from the coding sequence TTGCTGTCATGGATTAGCGTCATCTCGGCCTGGTCTATTCCCATTATGGTCGCGTTCATCCCGCTTTATGCCTATACCCGCAAAGTACCGGTATATGAATCGTTTGTGGAAGGAGCCAAGGGCGGCTTCTCCACTGCGATCGGCATCATCCCCCATTTGGTCGGCATGATGGTGGCAATCAGCGTCTTCCGCTCCTCCGGAGCGCTGGAGTTCTTTGTGGGATGGACGGGCCCGTTTCTGCAGTCTCTCGGAGTCCCGAGCGAAATTCTGCCGCTTGGCTTGCTTCGACCGCTGACTGGGACAGGATCGCTGGCTTATACAACCGAGCTGATCCGCGCGTACGGGCCGGATTCAATGATCGGCCGAATCGCTTCCACGATCCAAGGAAGCACCGACACGACATTGTATGTGTTGACCGTCTATTTCGGAGCCGTTGGCATCCGCAACGGCAGATATGCGCTGAAGGTCGGCCTGTTCTCCGATCTGGTCGGATTTATTGCCGCTATCGCCGTATGCTTGCTCGTATTTGGATGA
- a CDS encoding pseudouridine synthase, whose product MERLQKIMAQAGVASRRKCEELILEGKVQVNGVTVTELGTKADPAEDIITVSGKPIKHEKKVYLMLNKPKGVITSASDPEGRKIVSDYLKGIKERVYPIGRLDYDTEGLLLLTNDGEFANLLSHPKYHVPKTYLATVKGVPHGSELDKLRQGIMLEDGMTAPAEVEYRDVDPENKQSVITITIHEGRNRQVRRMFEAINHPVIRLKRIAYGDLLLQNLKRGLYRHLTPSEVNELQQMAKAAKPGGKPKKKR is encoded by the coding sequence ATGGAGAGATTACAGAAAATTATGGCACAGGCCGGAGTCGCATCCCGCCGAAAGTGCGAGGAACTGATTCTGGAGGGCAAGGTGCAGGTGAACGGGGTGACCGTTACCGAGCTCGGGACCAAGGCCGACCCTGCCGAAGATATCATTACGGTTTCAGGGAAACCGATCAAGCATGAGAAAAAGGTCTATTTGATGTTGAATAAACCAAAGGGAGTCATTACGAGCGCATCGGATCCGGAAGGCCGAAAGATCGTATCGGACTACCTCAAGGGCATAAAGGAGCGCGTCTATCCGATCGGCCGTCTGGATTACGATACGGAAGGCTTGCTGCTGCTGACCAATGACGGCGAATTCGCCAATCTGCTCAGCCACCCCAAGTATCATGTGCCGAAAACCTACCTGGCGACGGTGAAAGGGGTGCCCCACGGATCCGAGCTGGACAAGCTTCGCCAAGGCATCATGCTCGAGGACGGGATGACCGCCCCGGCCGAAGTCGAATACCGTGACGTAGACCCGGAAAACAAGCAGTCCGTCATCACCATTACGATTCACGAGGGACGCAACCGCCAGGTGCGGAGGATGTTCGAAGCGATCAATCATCCGGTAATCCGGCTGAAGCGGATCGCGTACGGCGATTTGCTGCTTCAGAATCTAAAGCGGGGCCTGTACCGTCATTTGACGCCAAGTGAAGTCAATGAGCTGCAGCAGATGGCCAAGGCGGCGAAACCAGGCGGCAAACCGAAGAAAAAACGGTAA
- a CDS encoding redoxin domain-containing protein, whose product MGKSKKSIQIVILLAIVLIGAYAVATVVFGSDEVPKVGEKAANFELLGMDGNVHTMNEYEGKARVINFWGTYCPPCVREMPALQAQWEKWKDQGVEIVGINVGENKMTVENFVAQTGVKFPILMDPNRDAVASYGVGPMPTTFFVTASGKIHHIRIGELDLDTLDKQIEQLVKAK is encoded by the coding sequence ATGGGCAAATCGAAGAAAAGCATACAGATCGTTATACTGCTTGCCATCGTCCTGATCGGCGCGTACGCCGTTGCAACCGTTGTATTCGGCTCTGACGAGGTGCCTAAGGTCGGTGAGAAGGCTGCGAATTTCGAGCTTCTGGGCATGGATGGCAATGTACATACCATGAACGAATACGAAGGCAAAGCCAGGGTTATCAATTTCTGGGGGACCTACTGCCCACCATGCGTCCGGGAGATGCCGGCACTGCAGGCGCAGTGGGAGAAGTGGAAGGATCAAGGGGTCGAAATCGTCGGGATCAACGTGGGCGAGAACAAAATGACGGTGGAAAATTTTGTGGCTCAGACCGGCGTGAAGTTCCCGATCCTGATGGATCCGAATCGGGATGCGGTGGCCAGCTACGGCGTTGGCCCGATGCCCACGACCTTCTTCGTGACGGCCTCCGGGAAGATTCACCATATTCGCATCGGCGAGCTGGATCTGGATACGCTGGATAAACAAATCGAACAGTTGGTGAAAGCAAAATGA
- a CDS encoding N-acetylmuramoyl-L-alanine amidase: MEFEGFVIHHSACEQETRVGFDFTVHSDGSVTSSPMLLHQKLIHICLEGNFNRRYELMSLEQKTQLFTASKIIMELSRLHDISPLYLFPHAESCPGAAFPWNALVIYPVDGYH, encoded by the coding sequence ATGGAATTCGAAGGCTTTGTGATCCATCATTCCGCATGCGAGCAGGAGACGCGAGTAGGGTTCGATTTTACGGTTCATTCGGACGGATCGGTCACGTCCTCCCCGATGCTTCTGCATCAGAAACTGATCCATATCTGTTTGGAAGGCAATTTCAATCGTCGTTATGAGCTTATGAGCCTTGAACAGAAAACCCAGCTGTTTACCGCCAGCAAAATCATTATGGAGCTTTCGAGATTGCATGATATTTCCCCGCTGTACCTGTTTCCGCATGCAGAAAGCTGCCCGGGAGCGGCTTTTCCGTGGAACGCGCTTGTGATTTATCCTGTCGATGGTTATCATTAG